Within Pseudomonas sp. LBUM920, the genomic segment TGCCGCTGGTGAAGGTGACTTTGTAGTCGAAGGTCGAGAGCTTGCTGCTGTCGGCAATCGTCACATTCAGGTTGCCCGAGCCTGCGCTGTTGCCCGAGGCTGCCTGGCTACGCTGGGCAATGGCCGCGGCGCTGTTGATGTCGCTGAACAACGACGAACCAAAATCGCTGTTCAGGTCCAGGCCCTGGCCCAACTGGCTGTTGACGCTGTCAGCGGTGGCAATGGCAATGCGGCCCAGGTCGTTGATGGCCGGTATCAGCGCATCACTGCGATAGCGCAACAGGCCGCCGATGCTGCCGCCGGACACCACGTTGCCGATGTCCATCGGCGTGTCGCCCATGTTGAGCTGAATGGTGTACTGGCTGTTGTCGGTTTTGCTCGGCACGGCCGAAATCGTGTTGGCCACACCGCCTTCTACCAGCGACTGGCCGGTGCCGGTGGTGATGCTGAACTGGCCGTTCTTCTCGGTGGCCGTTACGCCGATCAGCTCGTTGAGCGAACGCACCGCCTCGTTACGCGCATCCAGCAGGTTGGCCGGCGCACTGGTCGACGAGCCCTGGGCAGTTGCGATTTGCGTGTTCAGCGACGCAATCGACGACGTCAGCTTATTGACCTGATCACTCATGGTGCTCAGTTGACTGTTGATGCTTTCTTTTTGCTGGGTCAGCTGAGTCGAGATCGCGTTGAAGCGGTTGCTCAGGGTCTGGGCGCTGGTCACCAGCAGTTGGCGCGCGGACACGTCGCTCGGGGTCGCTGCCGCGGTTTGCAGGGACGCGAAAAACGCGCTGAGCACCGCCGACATGCCGGTGGACTTGTCAGACAGGGTCTTGTCAATCGCAGCCGCCTGGCCCGCGTAGGCGGTGGCGTCGCTGTTGAGGGCCGTGCTGCTCTGGTAAGCGGCGCCCAAGAAATCGTTATAGATGCGGCGCACATCCGCCAGGGTCGTGCCGCTGCCGATGTACACGCCGCCGTACTGATTGTTGGCGCTGGCGTTCTGGGTGGTCTGCTGACGCGAGTATCCCGGGGTGTTGACGTTGGCAATGTTGTTACTCAGGACCGACAACGATCCTTGAGCGGCGTTGAGCCCCGACATCCCGATATTGAGCAAACTCATGATTCAGACCTTATAAATGAGTGGATGCGCCCGCGGCAGCGTAATCCTGGTAACTGTTCATCGTTTTGGCGATCTGCGAAATCTTGCTGGCGTAGTCCGGGTCGGTTGCATATCCGGCTTTTTGCAACTCGCGCACAAACTGTTCCGGGTTGTCGGCTGATTTCACAACTTCTTTATAGCGATCATTGCTTTGCAGCAATGTCACGAGGTCGTGGAAGCTGTCCTGATAGGAGTTGTAGGAACGGAATTGCGCCGTTTCCTTGACCATCGACCCATCACGAAACTCGCTGGTAATTGCACGCGCCTGGCCGCCCTGCCAACTCTGCCCGGCCTTGATGCCGAACAGGTTGTGACTGCTGCTGCCGTCCTCGGCGCGCATGACCGATTTGCCCCAACCGGTTTCCAGCGCGGCCTGGGCCACCAGGTACTTGGGGTCGACACCGATGCGCGCGGCGGCCGCCTTGGCCATCGGCAGCATGGTGGCGACAAATTCATCCTGCGAGCTGAAGGCTTTCTTCGCCGGCGCCAGCGGTGGCTGGGCGATGGCGCGGCCATACACCTGCATGCGCCCGCTCGGTACGGCAATGCTGCGCGCGGTGCTGTTGACCACGTTGTCGGCGGCGGCGCTGTTACGCAGCGGCGCGCTCTTGGCATCGATGGCGACCGGCGCGTTCGGCACGATGCCGGCCAACAGACGGTCAGTCAGCTTGCTCGGCAAGGCGATACGGCGCTGGTTCATCAGCTCCATGTCATTGGCGTGCGCGCTCGCGCCTTCAGGCACGGCCACGCGATAAGCCCACAGCGGACGCTGGCCGTTGGAGCGGCCCAACGGCCCTTCGGCTTGGGTGCCTGCGGCGATTTCAGTCGGCACATCGACCTTCTTCGCTGGCGCTTGCGCCGCCTCCGGGCCCTGCAACGTGGCCGCCTGGGCGTCCACCGGTTTGTTCTTCTGCATCTGGCGCATCAGCACGTCGGCCAGGCCAATACCACCGCCTTCGCGAGACATCGAAACCGCCAACTGCTGGTCGTACATTTCCTGGTATTGCTTGGCC encodes:
- the flgJ gene encoding flagellar assembly peptidoglycan hydrolase FlgJ, with translation MVMDMRKSGISSTADSGSYSDLNRLNQLKVGADKNSEGNMRKVAQEFESLFLSEMLKSMRSATEALGKDNPLNTPAAKQYQEMYDQQLAVSMSREGGGIGLADVLMRQMQKNKPVDAQAATLQGPEAAQAPAKKVDVPTEIAAGTQAEGPLGRSNGQRPLWAYRVAVPEGASAHANDMELMNQRRIALPSKLTDRLLAGIVPNAPVAIDAKSAPLRNSAAADNVVNSTARSIAVPSGRMQVYGRAIAQPPLAPAKKAFSSQDEFVATMLPMAKAAAARIGVDPKYLVAQAALETGWGKSVMRAEDGSSSHNLFGIKAGQSWQGGQARAITSEFRDGSMVKETAQFRSYNSYQDSFHDLVTLLQSNDRYKEVVKSADNPEQFVRELQKAGYATDPDYASKISQIAKTMNSYQDYAAAGASTHL
- the flgK gene encoding flagellar hook-associated protein FlgK, giving the protein MSLLNIGMSGLNAAQGSLSVLSNNIANVNTPGYSRQQTTQNASANNQYGGVYIGSGTTLADVRRIYNDFLGAAYQSSTALNSDATAYAGQAAAIDKTLSDKSTGMSAVLSAFFASLQTAAATPSDVSARQLLVTSAQTLSNRFNAISTQLTQQKESINSQLSTMSDQVNKLTSSIASLNTQIATAQGSSTSAPANLLDARNEAVRSLNELIGVTATEKNGQFSITTGTGQSLVEGGVANTISAVPSKTDNSQYTIQLNMGDTPMDIGNVVSGGSIGGLLRYRSDALIPAINDLGRIAIATADSVNSQLGQGLDLNSDFGSSLFSDINSAAAIAQRSQAASGNSAGSGNLNVTIADSSKLSTFDYKVTFTSGNQYNVVRSDGKAMGSFDTTTTPPPVIDGFTLALDGKGPMAAGDSFKVSPTATGASNISVDLKDPNKLAFAAPLAGNASTTNTGTGTFTPPTLTLPIDINGGAASAQLRTGIENSMPVKMVFGKPAADGTQSYTVSDAQGNPIGTGSIIPGQGNKVSISVPMRDASGTLIPGKSFSFDTTVAGTPANGDSTTFSFNSGATSDGRNAQQLLGLQTKATVGAVDGNAGVSLVSANSRLVSQVGSKAAQANTDSTATGALLAANKAASNSVSQVNLDEEAGDMIKFQQYYTASSQIIKAAQETFSTLINAL